Proteins from one Pagrus major chromosome 1, Pma_NU_1.0 genomic window:
- the aftpha gene encoding aftiphilin a isoform X5, with protein MEPDVIRMYSSSPPPMEDGPEDEDNDFGDFDTFSGVPNSISFTEFDTPTTFNQSQALTATSPPELLNNRGVMGFSHSSSNGTHNPNNELSKANGVVPAGHLGSAPSERTEMKKVLAGSLELSASDTAGSEPADCNGGGTEVLTNGFATFDVQGSPSSQNSVHSHLKGTSTEDTGSVPVGSPEDDFADFAAFSNTEGHLGQTANEDLENPTGGIWLPEHCNIAQGTTSEDNVRDTNRTGPDASGSDSISVPAEAPGGSCNTDRGSHTDADSPQRDVAFAQQHLASEAVCTNKPVTLNGVDVADRDGSKDAAGCSENDLSPDAAGDGEMGQMDGKGSGNDTETETETETSFGRPLSTDALEEYGDMSTTGSMPSPPLPGETATPADHSQLAEDDEDEDFGDFGDAGSFSGQGFADFDQLDVQQEQSRSHSSAPAQEATNSKDDDDFGDFNSPKFHSGGNEGEDGGTFAEFPVSDSFGNFSSAAEGADGEADAGWSAFGEQEQQVEGESWAAFSTEQSVAPPAESREEVEEEVQEQQEEEEEWHESEPAAVSEEASRTDRQSASLSSRLEKLFQSSFPQTAVPSVEDEVTCLKGLLGPPEDKQQPGAEDEKRSPRSRSVRGGVWTQLQDIHEALGLRYQWGGSHCNKALLCCLGIDTRNILFTGQKKQPVIVPMYAASLGMLEPTKEPVKPVSAAEMIASIAQAPPVAPEKSSCPSDTVQEALPPVQFDWSSSGLTNPLDGRSPAPAPP; from the exons ATGGAGCCAGATGTCATCCGCATGTACTCGTCCTCTCCGCCCCCGATGGAGGACGGCCCGGAGGACGAGGACAACGACTTTGGAGACTTTGACACCTTCTCTGGCGTCCCGAACAGCATCAGCTTCACAGAATTCGACACCCCGACCACTTTTAACCAGTCGCAGGCTCTGACCGCCACCTCCCCGCCCGAGCTCCTCAACAACAGAGGGGTGATGGGCTTCAGCCACAGCTCGTCCAACGGCACCCACAACCCCAACAACGAGCTGTCCAAGGCTAATGGCGTGGTGCCAGCGGGCCACCTGGGCAGCGCTCCCTCAGAAAGAACTGAGATGAAAAAGGTCCTCGCCGGCTCCCTGGAGCTCTCGGCGAGCGACACAGCCGGCAGCGAGCCCGCTGATTGCAACGGCGGAGGCACAGAGGTGCTAACAAACGGGTTTGCAACCTTCGACGTTCAGGGAAGCCCTTCCTCGCAGAATTCTGTCCACTCTCATTTAAAAGGAACGTCCACTGAGGACACGGGCAGCGTCCCTGTCGGGAGCCCGGAGGACGATTTTGCAGACTTTGCTGCTTTTTCCAATACTGAAGGACACCTCGGCCAGACGGCAAATGAGGACTTGGAAAACCCCACGGGGGGGATTTGGCTGCCGGAGCATTGTAATATAGCGCAGGGAACGACTTCAGAGGACAATGTCAGGGACACAAACAGAACTGGACCCGACGCATCCGGCTCTGATTCCATATCTGTTCCTGCTGAGGCCCCGGGCGGCTCGTGCAACACGGACCGGGGTTCTCACACAGATGCTGACTCTCCACAAAGGGACGTAGCCTTTGCACAGCAGCACTTGGCCTCAGAGGCCGTTTGCACTAACAAACCCGTCACTCTGAACGGGGTGGACGTAGCCGACAGGGACGGTTCCAAAGACGCGGCGGGCTGCAGTGAAAACGACCTCTCGCCTGACGCAGCTGGAGACGGGGAGATGGGACAGATGGATGGGAAGGGCTCCGGCAACGACACCGAGACTGAAACGGAGACGGAGACGTCGTTCGGCCGGCCGCTGTCCACAGACGCTCTCGAGGAGTACGGCGACATGAGCACCACGGGCTCCATGCCCTCTCCGCCCCTCCCAGGGGAGACGGCCACGCCCGCCGACCACAGTCAGCTGGCAGAGGACGACGAGGACGAGGACTTCGGGGACTTCGGAGACGCCGGCTCATTCAGCGGTCAGGGCTTTGCCGACTTCGATCAGCTGGATGTCCAGCAGGAGCAGAGCAGGTCGCACAGCTCGGCCCCGGCACAGGAAGCTACAAACTCCAAGGACGACGACGACTTCGGCGACTTTAACTCCCCCAAATTTCACAGCGGTGGAAACGAGGGGGAGGACGGAGGCACGTTCGCAGAATTCCCCGTCAGTGACAGTTTTGGGAATTTCAGCTCGGCTGCTGAGGGCGCAGACGGCGAGGCGGACGCCGGGTGGAGCGCCTTCggggagcaggagcagcaggtggagggggAGTCCTGGGCGGcgttcagcacagagcagagtgtcgctcctcctgcagagagcagagaggaggtggaggaggaggtgcaggagcagcaggaggaggaggaggagtggcaTGAAAGTgaacctgctgctgtcagcgAGGAGGCCagcaggacggacagacagtcG GCGTCTCTGTCGAGCCGTCTGGAGAAGCTGTTTCAGAGCAGCTTCCCGCAGACTGCCGTCCCCTCGGTGGAGGACGAGGTGACGTGTCTGAAGGGCCTGCTGGGACCTCCAGAGGACAAACAGCAGCCGGGAGCCGAGGACGAGAAGAGGTCGCCACGCAGCAG GTCTGTGCGTGGCGGCGTGTGGACGCAGCTTCAGGACATCCACGAGGCGTTGGGCCTCAGATACCAGTGGGGGGGCTCCCACTGCAACAAAGCACTGCTCTGCTGCCTCGGCATCGACACCAGAAACATT CTGTTCACCGGACAGAAGAAGCAGCCGGTCATCGTGCCCATGTACGCCGCCAGCCTG GGGATGCTGGAACCAACCAAAGAGCCTGTGAAGCCCGTCTCTGCAGCAGAGATGATCGCTTCCATAGCCCAGGCGCCGCCAGTGGCTCCAGAGAAAAGCTCCTGCCCGTCAGACACGGTCCAG GAGGCGCTCCCACCCGTCCAGTTCGACTGGAGCAGCAGTGGCCTTACCAACCCTCTGGACGGTAggtctccagctccagctccaccctGA